The DNA region tgattaatttctATTTGCTGCTATCTCTTGCCATCATCTAGTACGAGTTATCGCGGGAAACAACACACAGTCGTTAACGGCGGTAGCGTTAAACCCAACAGTTCGGCACTTTACACTATTCATCTCCTTTGACGGCGTTAACCACACCGACGGCATAATGTTAGTTGTCCTTTTATACGAACCAAACCATTTATTCTGCATGAACCTATTTTTCCTCCATGGAGGAAAAGTAAGGCCTCTATTTTTCAACGATCGTCTCGAAGCATCGCTCATTACTCTCAGTATCAGCTTTAGCTCTTCGCTTTTACCAACAAAAATACTCGGTAATGACTGTAATAACCCTTCGTATTGACACGTAGGCCTCGCGATCTCGAATTCGGCACGGAAATCGAGATCGACGAAGTAACGAGTGATGATCCGATTGGTCGAATCTGATTTTACTATATCAATAAACTCGTAATTTCCAGCAGCAAGACCACCTGAACTCTCCCATTTCGTCTTGCAAATCGCGGCATTGTAACCGAAATTCCTAAGGTACGCCATTACATTCCTCTGAAGCATtgatttgttcgatttaatgcAGGAGAACATATCCAATGCTTTAGCAACACTTGATACAATCACATTACGAAACAAATCAATGTCACTGCAAAAAACAAGGCTCGGCATTTCTTCACATATTGATACATCAGGCTCAGAATCTGAATCATTTTTCGGAGTTTCGTCTTGATCATTGTTA from Lycium ferocissimum isolate CSIRO_LF1 unplaced genomic scaffold, AGI_CSIRO_Lferr_CH_V1 ctg258, whole genome shotgun sequence includes:
- the LOC132043522 gene encoding uncharacterized protein LOC132043522, producing MSGFSRMKRVTDPLDDSMKARIIGCTDEKHREIGYFSSGSEHSAHADDDVASPSLSDLVFGYTDNNDQDETPKNDSDSEPDVSICEEMPSLVFCSDIDLFRNVIVSSVAKALDMFSCIKSNKSMLQRNVMAYLRNFGYNAAICKTKWESSGGLAAGNYEFIDIVKSDSTNRIITRYFVDLDFRAEFEIARPTCQYEGLLQSLPSIFVGKSEELKLILRVMSDASRRSLKNRGLTFPPWRKNRFMQNKWFGSYKRTTNIMPSVWLTPSKEMNSVKCRTVGFNATAVNDCVLFPAITRTR